In one window of Eggerthella guodeyinii DNA:
- the coaE gene encoding dephospho-CoA kinase (Dephospho-CoA kinase (CoaE) performs the final step in coenzyme A biosynthesis.), with amino-acid sequence MKKLFIIGGMGAGKSTARKVLVEQGLPNIDLDQVGHDVLTWDTVKAELVETFGEDILGADGEIDRRALAAKAFVSPAETRKLNRITLPRIEEAFTDRIAELETEGHKAVVVEHSVFKNRQTSLAYDADVVIAVLAPIDLRIERAVKSGWDETDVRRRIAQQITDADRIEASDVVFNNDGTPDEMRNKVLAWWGDYSKDL; translated from the coding sequence ATGAAGAAGCTGTTCATCATCGGCGGCATGGGAGCCGGCAAGTCCACGGCCCGCAAGGTGCTCGTCGAGCAGGGTTTGCCGAACATTGATCTCGACCAGGTAGGCCACGACGTCCTCACGTGGGATACGGTGAAGGCCGAGCTCGTCGAGACGTTCGGCGAGGATATCCTGGGAGCCGACGGCGAGATCGATCGCCGCGCGTTGGCCGCCAAGGCGTTCGTGAGCCCCGCGGAAACGCGCAAGCTCAACCGCATCACGCTGCCGCGCATCGAAGAAGCGTTCACCGACCGCATCGCCGAGCTGGAGACCGAGGGCCACAAGGCCGTGGTGGTGGAGCACTCGGTGTTCAAGAACCGCCAAACTTCGCTCGCCTACGATGCCGACGTGGTGATCGCCGTGCTCGCGCCCATCGACCTGCGCATCGAGCGCGCCGTGAAGAGCGGCTGGGACGAGACCGACGTGCGTCGCCGCATCGCCCAGCAGATCACCGACGCCGACCGCATCGAGGCGTCCGACGTGGTGTTCAACAACGACGGCACCCCCGACGAGATGCGCAACAAGGTGCTCGCCTGGTGGGGAGACTACTCGAAGGACCTGTAA
- a CDS encoding acyltransferase family protein: MPGTKSRYIPALDGLRAFAVLAVIAYHLGMQWAPGGLLGVTVFFVLSGYLITSLLLIEWDNTDTINLPQFWLRRVRRLMPAIVLVIVCTAALCVLLDHSLLTKLREDMWAALLWVTNWWYIFQDVSYFDALGAPSPLTHFWSLAIEEQFYLIWPVVLLVAHKLGVKRTTMRNVTLAVALLSALEMALLYNPLDDPSRVYYGTDTRAFSLLIGAWLAFVWPSHLLGAQEGVHLTKQVRSILDGVGLAALVALLGLIVFVDGFSPFLYRGGILLASILTAIVIAVMVHPASLLGRIAGVKPLVWIGLRSYGIYLWHFPLFLLMNPRNFTGETPWWMYLVQVAVVFACAAFSYRFVENPLRKGAIGTFVKGVREHTIDLRDWMTRHALLYGAGALVVIVAVVGLIVVPPTSAIGAADLLKDDQAHTSQMPELPVDDTAAEPPKLDVLMIGDSVSVRAIPQFEEAFPYGALDAAVNRQLYAGQETFDFYNEQNIVGGVVVFALGTNGAASDEQLDELIAAAGPDRQVFFVNTRSPQSWVGQTNGAMFDATDRHDNVHVIDWYTASADHDEYFDGDGTHLTEEGAQAYIGLIHDTVEPLLPEHAESDEAAVVKSPLELASEDAQKAASDAVHALVASAAKGMAPQPQQ, from the coding sequence ATGCCGGGGACGAAATCACGCTACATTCCTGCGCTCGACGGATTGCGCGCATTCGCCGTCCTCGCCGTCATCGCCTACCACCTGGGCATGCAATGGGCCCCGGGCGGCCTGTTGGGCGTCACGGTGTTCTTCGTGCTGTCGGGCTATCTCATCACCAGCCTGCTGCTCATCGAATGGGACAACACCGACACCATCAACCTGCCGCAGTTCTGGCTGCGTCGCGTGCGGCGGCTTATGCCGGCCATCGTGCTGGTCATCGTGTGCACGGCCGCGCTGTGCGTGCTGCTCGATCACAGCCTGCTCACGAAACTGCGCGAGGACATGTGGGCCGCGCTGCTCTGGGTGACGAACTGGTGGTACATCTTCCAGGACGTGTCGTACTTCGACGCGCTGGGCGCCCCGTCGCCGCTCACCCACTTCTGGTCGCTCGCCATCGAGGAGCAGTTCTACCTCATCTGGCCCGTCGTGCTGCTCGTCGCCCACAAGCTGGGCGTGAAGCGCACCACCATGCGCAACGTCACCCTCGCGGTGGCCTTGCTGTCCGCGCTCGAGATGGCGCTGCTGTACAACCCGCTGGACGACCCGAGCCGCGTGTACTACGGCACCGACACGCGCGCGTTCTCGCTGCTCATCGGCGCATGGCTCGCATTCGTGTGGCCTTCGCACCTGCTGGGCGCTCAGGAGGGCGTGCACCTCACGAAGCAGGTGCGCAGCATCCTCGACGGCGTGGGGCTCGCCGCGCTCGTGGCGCTTCTGGGCCTCATCGTGTTCGTGGACGGCTTCTCGCCGTTCCTCTACCGCGGCGGCATCCTGCTGGCCTCCATCCTCACCGCCATCGTCATCGCGGTGATGGTGCATCCCGCCAGCCTCCTCGGACGCATCGCCGGAGTGAAGCCGCTCGTGTGGATCGGCCTGCGCTCGTACGGCATCTACCTGTGGCACTTCCCGTTGTTCCTGCTCATGAACCCGCGCAACTTCACGGGCGAAACGCCGTGGTGGATGTACCTCGTGCAGGTGGCCGTCGTGTTCGCCTGCGCCGCATTCTCGTACCGCTTCGTGGAGAACCCCCTGCGCAAGGGCGCCATCGGCACGTTCGTGAAGGGCGTGCGCGAGCACACCATCGACCTGCGAGACTGGATGACCCGCCATGCGCTGCTGTACGGTGCCGGCGCCCTGGTCGTCATCGTGGCCGTCGTCGGCCTTATCGTCGTGCCTCCCACCTCGGCCATCGGTGCCGCCGACCTGCTGAAGGACGACCAGGCCCACACTTCGCAGATGCCCGAGCTGCCCGTCGACGACACGGCGGCCGAGCCGCCCAAGCTCGACGTGCTCATGATCGGCGACTCGGTATCGGTGCGCGCCATCCCGCAGTTCGAGGAGGCGTTCCCCTACGGCGCCCTCGATGCCGCCGTGAACCGCCAGCTGTACGCCGGCCAGGAAACGTTCGACTTCTACAACGAGCAGAACATCGTGGGCGGCGTGGTGGTGTTCGCCCTCGGCACGAACGGCGCGGCGAGCGACGAGCAGCTCGACGAGCTCATCGCGGCGGCCGGCCCCGATCGTCAGGTGTTCTTCGTGAACACGCGCAGCCCGCAATCGTGGGTCGGGCAGACCAACGGCGCCATGTTCGATGCGACCGACCGCCACGACAACGTGCACGTGATCGACTGGTACACCGCAAGCGCCGATCACGACGAATACTTCGACGGCGACGGCACACACCTCACCGAGGAGGGCGCGCAGGCCTACATCGGGCTCATCCACGACACCGTGGAGCCGCTGCTGCCCGAACACGCCGAAAGCGACGAGGCCGCGGTGGTCAAGTCGCCGCTGGAGCTGGCCTCCGAAGACGCGCAGAAGGCCGCGTCCGACGCCGTGCATGCCCTCGTCGCCAGCGCGGCGAAGGGCATGGCACCCCAACCCCAGCAGTAG
- a CDS encoding YegP family protein, which produces MGKFVIRTTDAGCHFVLKADNGEIIATSQVYTTKESCKKGIESVKKNAPEANVVEED; this is translated from the coding sequence ATGGGAAAGTTCGTGATCAGGACCACCGATGCAGGATGCCACTTCGTGCTGAAGGCCGACAACGGCGAGATCATCGCCACGTCGCAGGTGTACACGACGAAGGAATCTTGCAAGAAGGGCATCGAGAGCGTCAAGAAGAACGCCCCCGAAGCCAACGTGGTAGAAGAGGACTAG
- the mnmA gene encoding tRNA 2-thiouridine(34) synthase MnmA, producing MSDDRGNGRIALGMSGGVDSAVSAALLMRAGYEVVGVTCRFRDNAATERAVADAATVCSQLGIPHVVPSCVDAFERCVVEPFVSSYADGLTPSPCVGCNARCKMPTLLRAADECGCERIATGHYARIARLADSGRFVVKTALDARKDQSYMLSLLSQEQLARLVLPLGAMTKAEVRVIAADLGLVVAEKAESQDNCFIEGDYRPFLRAHGVEDAPGAIVDRAGTVLGRHDGLSNYTVGQRKGIGVAGPEPYYVVEKRPSTGELVVGFVDDTLIDGVVVGAMNWQAFPTLGDPYDAMVKLRYRSRPCACIIEPEDNQRVSIALRSPQPTTAPGQYAVLYDGDTVLGGGMIEEVVHA from the coding sequence GTGTCGGACGATCGAGGGAACGGGCGCATCGCGCTCGGGATGAGCGGCGGGGTGGACAGCGCGGTGTCGGCGGCGCTGCTCATGCGCGCCGGGTACGAAGTGGTGGGCGTCACGTGCCGCTTCCGCGACAACGCCGCCACCGAGCGCGCGGTGGCCGACGCGGCAACCGTGTGCTCCCAACTGGGCATTCCCCACGTGGTGCCGTCGTGCGTCGACGCCTTCGAGCGTTGCGTGGTGGAGCCTTTCGTCTCGTCGTATGCGGACGGCCTCACGCCCAGCCCGTGCGTGGGCTGCAACGCGCGCTGCAAGATGCCCACGCTGCTGCGCGCCGCTGACGAGTGCGGATGCGAGCGCATCGCCACCGGCCACTATGCGCGCATTGCCCGCCTTGCCGACTCGGGCCGATTCGTGGTGAAGACGGCCCTCGACGCCCGTAAGGATCAAAGCTACATGCTGTCGTTGCTGAGCCAGGAGCAGCTGGCGCGCCTCGTGCTGCCGCTTGGCGCCATGACGAAGGCGGAGGTGCGCGTGATCGCGGCCGACCTGGGCCTCGTCGTGGCTGAGAAGGCCGAGAGCCAGGACAACTGCTTCATCGAGGGCGACTACCGGCCGTTCTTGCGCGCGCATGGCGTGGAAGACGCGCCTGGCGCGATCGTGGACCGCGCGGGGACGGTGCTCGGCCGCCACGACGGTTTGTCGAATTACACGGTGGGGCAGCGCAAGGGCATCGGCGTGGCCGGTCCCGAGCCGTATTACGTGGTGGAGAAGCGTCCCTCGACCGGCGAGCTCGTGGTGGGGTTCGTCGACGACACGCTCATCGACGGCGTGGTGGTGGGCGCCATGAACTGGCAGGCTTTTCCAACGCTCGGCGACCCGTATGACGCGATGGTGAAACTTCGCTACCGGAGCCGTCCCTGTGCGTGTATCATAGAGCCGGAAGACAACCAGCGCGTATCGATCGCGCTGCGGAGTCCGCAGCCAACCACGGCGCCGGGCCAATACGCCGTACTCTACGACGGCGATACCGTATTGGGAGGCGGCATGATTGAGGAGGTAGTGCACGCATGA
- a CDS encoding GNAT family N-acetyltransferase produces MSIAFDAVRTADDRQRLAALADEIWHEYWPALIGDAQTDYMVENFQSLGAIERDMREHAYEYWFLRAEDDGRIVGYTGGRVEPETNRYFISKVYLRAEERGKGFASQAIAFYERLCGERGLEAMYLTVNKQNDLGIRAYLGKGFETVDAVETDIGNGFVMDDFIMEKRLKPQPLV; encoded by the coding sequence ATGAGCATCGCATTCGACGCCGTTCGAACCGCCGACGATCGACAGCGCCTCGCCGCGCTGGCCGACGAGATCTGGCACGAGTACTGGCCCGCCCTCATCGGCGACGCGCAAACCGACTACATGGTGGAGAACTTCCAAAGCCTCGGCGCCATCGAGCGCGACATGCGCGAGCACGCCTACGAGTACTGGTTCCTGCGCGCCGAGGACGACGGGCGCATCGTGGGGTACACGGGGGGCCGCGTGGAGCCCGAGACGAACCGCTACTTCATCTCGAAGGTGTACCTGCGGGCCGAGGAACGCGGCAAGGGCTTCGCCTCGCAGGCCATCGCGTTCTACGAACGGCTCTGCGGCGAGCGCGGCCTCGAGGCGATGTACCTCACGGTGAACAAGCAGAACGACCTGGGTATTCGCGCCTATCTCGGCAAGGGATTCGAAACCGTCGACGCGGTTGAGACCGACATCGGCAACGGCTTCGTCATGGACGACTTCATCATGGAAAAACGCCTCAAACCTCAACCCTTGGTTTAA
- a CDS encoding NCS2 family permease encodes MLDKFFKISARGSTVSTEIIGGLTTFLAMSYIIAVNPAMMEAAGIPFNAALTATCFGAAIMTVAMGLFANRPIALASGMGINAIVAYSLCLGLGVDWRVAMAVVFLEGILILLLVLCGLRKAVMDAIPVSLRRAIGIGIGLFIAFIGLKGGGFIAADESTFLALGDLTSPAAIVAAISIIVAVVLTAINLKGALLISIVAATIVGIPMGVTPPITDFSFAPDFSAFAAPFQTTPDGMLAIAQVIVQPVLLLFVFSLLMSDFFDTMGTVVAVGSRAGFVDKKGDVEDVQPILIVDSAAAAAGGFIGASSITSFVESVSGAAAGARTGLSNIVIGIAFVVCAFLAPVIGMVTSSATCGALVVVGYLMMTEIGEIDWSDISSAFPAFLTIVGIPMTYSIANGIGLGFISYCIIKTAQGKVRDVKPLMWVAALAFLASFVFA; translated from the coding sequence ATGCTGGACAAGTTCTTCAAGATTTCAGCGAGAGGGAGCACCGTCTCCACTGAGATCATCGGCGGCTTGACGACGTTTCTCGCCATGTCGTACATCATCGCGGTCAACCCGGCGATGATGGAGGCGGCGGGCATCCCGTTCAACGCCGCGCTGACCGCGACCTGCTTCGGCGCCGCCATCATGACGGTCGCGATGGGCCTGTTCGCAAACCGTCCCATCGCGCTCGCTTCAGGAATGGGCATCAACGCCATCGTCGCGTACTCGCTGTGCCTTGGCCTGGGCGTCGATTGGCGCGTGGCCATGGCCGTCGTCTTCCTCGAGGGCATCCTGATCCTGCTGCTCGTGCTGTGCGGCCTGCGCAAGGCCGTCATGGACGCGATCCCCGTATCGCTCAGGCGCGCCATCGGCATCGGCATCGGCCTGTTCATCGCGTTCATCGGGTTGAAGGGCGGCGGGTTCATCGCCGCGGACGAGTCGACGTTCCTCGCACTGGGCGACCTCACGAGCCCGGCCGCCATCGTGGCCGCCATCTCCATCATCGTGGCCGTGGTGCTCACCGCCATCAACCTCAAAGGCGCGCTGCTCATCTCCATCGTGGCGGCCACCATCGTCGGCATCCCGATGGGCGTGACGCCTCCCATCACCGATTTCTCGTTCGCGCCCGACTTCTCCGCCTTCGCGGCGCCGTTCCAGACTACGCCCGACGGCATGCTGGCCATCGCGCAGGTCATCGTGCAGCCCGTGCTGCTGTTGTTCGTGTTCAGCCTGCTCATGAGCGACTTCTTCGACACGATGGGCACCGTGGTGGCCGTGGGCAGCCGCGCAGGCTTCGTGGACAAGAAGGGCGACGTCGAGGACGTGCAGCCCATCCTCATCGTCGACTCAGCCGCAGCGGCCGCCGGCGGCTTCATCGGCGCGAGCTCCATCACGTCGTTCGTGGAGTCCGTCTCCGGCGCGGCGGCGGGTGCGCGCACCGGCCTGTCGAACATCGTCATCGGCATCGCGTTCGTCGTATGCGCGTTCCTCGCGCCCGTCATCGGCATGGTGACGAGCTCGGCCACCTGCGGCGCGCTCGTCGTGGTGGGCTACCTCATGATGACCGAGATCGGCGAGATCGACTGGAGCGACATCTCGTCGGCGTTCCCGGCGTTCCTCACCATCGTCGGCATCCCCATGACGTACTCCATCGCCAACGGCATCGGCCTCGGCTTCATCTCCTACTGCATCATCAAGACCGCGCAGGGCAAGGTTCGCGACGTGAAGCCCCTCATGTGGGTGGCTGCGCTCGCCTTCCTCGCCTCGTTCGTCTTCGCGTAG
- the rpsA gene encoding 30S ribosomal protein S1 produces MTEIKNTSVIDFEDISDEQMNAMIDGTLTEFDEGDLVDGTVVKIEHDEVLVDIGFKSEGVIPSRELSIRKDADPSDIVELGEKIEALVLQKEDKDGRLILSKKRAEYERAWIRVEEKFKAGEVVTGEVIEVVKGGLILDIGLRGFLPASLVDLRRVKDLDMYLGTEIEARVIEMDRNRNNVVLSRRVLLEEGRKNERAEILAKLSKGMRLKGTVSSIVDFGAFVDLGGIDGLVHISELSWNHVNHPSEVVKVGDEVEVEVLDVDLQRERISLGLKQTTEDPWVKLVESYPVGTIVDGKVTKIVPFGAFIELGQSIEGLVHISEMAMRHIDTPAQVVKAGDEVKVKVMEINPERRRISLSMKAAAADLGFEIEVDESIQVEEKPAKKKVEKADAPAEEAAAPEAAE; encoded by the coding sequence TTGACCGAAATCAAAAACACGTCCGTCATCGACTTCGAGGACATCTCCGATGAGCAGATGAACGCGATGATCGACGGCACGCTGACCGAGTTCGACGAGGGCGACCTGGTCGACGGTACGGTCGTCAAGATCGAGCACGACGAGGTGCTCGTCGACATCGGCTTCAAGAGCGAGGGCGTCATCCCGTCGCGCGAGCTGTCCATCCGCAAGGATGCCGACCCGTCCGACATCGTCGAGCTGGGCGAGAAGATCGAAGCCCTCGTGCTCCAGAAGGAAGACAAGGACGGTCGCCTGATCCTCTCCAAGAAGCGTGCCGAGTACGAGCGTGCTTGGATTCGCGTCGAAGAGAAGTTCAAGGCCGGCGAAGTGGTTACGGGCGAGGTCATCGAAGTCGTCAAGGGCGGCCTCATCCTCGACATCGGCCTGCGCGGCTTCCTGCCGGCGTCGCTGGTCGACCTCCGTCGCGTCAAGGACCTCGACATGTACCTGGGCACCGAGATCGAAGCCCGCGTCATCGAGATGGACCGCAACCGCAACAACGTCGTGCTGTCCCGCCGCGTGCTGCTCGAGGAAGGCCGCAAGAACGAGCGTGCCGAGATCCTCGCGAAGCTCTCGAAGGGCATGCGCCTCAAGGGCACCGTTTCCTCGATCGTCGACTTCGGCGCGTTCGTCGACCTCGGCGGCATCGACGGCCTGGTGCACATCTCCGAGCTGTCTTGGAACCACGTCAACCATCCGTCCGAGGTCGTCAAGGTGGGCGACGAGGTCGAGGTCGAGGTTCTGGATGTCGATCTGCAGCGCGAGCGCATCTCGCTCGGCCTCAAGCAGACGACGGAGGATCCGTGGGTCAAGCTCGTCGAGAGCTACCCGGTGGGCACCATCGTCGACGGCAAGGTGACGAAGATCGTGCCGTTCGGCGCGTTCATCGAGCTCGGCCAGTCCATCGAGGGCCTCGTGCACATCTCCGAGATGGCCATGCGCCACATCGACACCCCGGCTCAGGTCGTGAAGGCCGGCGACGAGGTGAAGGTGAAGGTCATGGAGATCAACCCCGAGCGTCGCCGCATCTCCCTGTCCATGAAGGCCGCCGCGGCCGACCTGGGCTTCGAGATCGAAGTGGACGAGTCCATCCAGGTTGAGGAGAAGCCGGCCAAGAAGAAGGTCGAGAAGGCCGACGCTCCCGCCGAGGAAGCTGCCGCTCCCGAGGCTGCGGAGTAA
- a CDS encoding YeiH family protein, with protein sequence MTNALKNLPGLAVCVAIAVPCWFVGQLLPIIGGPVFAILAGMAIAVFWKQPTRGPVQTGIAFAGKKVLQAAVVLLGFGLNLAQIAQVGMMSLPIIGSTIATALITAFVLHKVLHMPSEISTLIGVGSSICGGSAIAATAPVIKAHDKDVAQAISVIFLFNVLAALIFPSLGNALGMSNEGFGLFAGTAVNDTSSVTAAAAAWDGMHPGSNALDQATIVKLTRTLAIIPITLVLGIWVARRESRDPAALEAQARSVVKPTGKLGGFSLRRALPVFIVLFLAASVITTVAVAAGIDVALFEPLKTLSKFCIVMAMAAIGLNTDIVHLVKTGGKPILMGLCCWIAITAVSLGMQHVLGLW encoded by the coding sequence GTGACCAACGCGCTGAAGAATCTTCCCGGGCTGGCGGTATGCGTGGCCATCGCCGTTCCGTGCTGGTTCGTCGGACAGCTGCTCCCCATCATCGGCGGGCCCGTGTTCGCCATCCTGGCCGGCATGGCCATCGCCGTGTTCTGGAAGCAGCCCACGCGCGGACCCGTGCAGACGGGCATCGCGTTCGCGGGCAAGAAGGTGCTGCAGGCCGCCGTCGTGCTGCTGGGCTTCGGGTTGAACCTCGCGCAGATCGCTCAGGTGGGCATGATGTCGCTGCCCATCATCGGATCCACCATCGCCACGGCGCTCATCACGGCGTTCGTGCTGCACAAGGTGTTGCACATGCCCTCCGAGATCTCGACGCTCATCGGCGTCGGATCGTCCATCTGCGGCGGCTCGGCCATCGCCGCCACCGCGCCCGTCATCAAAGCGCACGACAAGGATGTGGCTCAGGCCATCTCGGTCATCTTCCTGTTCAACGTGCTGGCCGCCCTCATCTTCCCGTCGCTCGGCAACGCGCTGGGCATGTCCAACGAGGGCTTCGGCCTGTTCGCCGGCACCGCCGTGAACGACACGTCCTCGGTGACGGCCGCAGCAGCGGCGTGGGACGGCATGCACCCCGGCTCGAACGCGCTCGACCAGGCCACCATCGTCAAGCTCACCCGCACGCTGGCCATCATCCCCATCACGCTCGTGCTGGGTATCTGGGTGGCGCGCCGCGAGAGCCGCGATCCCGCTGCGCTCGAAGCGCAGGCCCGCAGCGTGGTCAAACCCACCGGCAAGCTCGGCGGCTTCAGCCTGCGCCGCGCGCTGCCCGTGTTCATCGTGCTGTTCCTGGCCGCGTCCGTGATCACCACCGTCGCCGTGGCCGCAGGCATCGACGTCGCGCTGTTCGAGCCGCTCAAGACGCTGTCGAAGTTCTGCATCGTCATGGCCATGGCCGCCATCGGCCTGAACACCGACATCGTGCACCTCGTGAAGACGGGCGGTAAGCCCATCCTCATGGGCCTGTGCTGCTGGATCGCCATCACCGCCGTCAGCCTCGGCATGCAGCACGTCCTGGGCCTCTGGTAA
- a CDS encoding ammonium transporter → MHMFDTGSTGFMIVCAMLVLLMTPGLAFFYGGLSRRKNVVNTMIMSFAVLGIVGITWTVCGWSFAYGGDGSIPFFGGFDQIGLQGLVADITSEAPEALSHDAYPAMADVVFQLAFCMITTAIITGAVAGRVKFGAVCAFVVVWTVVVYPPLAHMVWGGEGSLVGDTIGALDFAGGDVVHISSGLTGLILCLIAGKRRGFGMVSYRPHNVPFVALGATLLWFGWFGFNAGSEFAPDGVAALALVNTVVASGAALVSWMLIERVRAGKPTLVGAATGLVAGLVVITPAAGFVELWAAVVMGLVVSPVCYFAVSFLKRKLGYDDALDAFGIHAIGGVTGGVLTGLFCVPELSWTEFGGLFYTGDPSLLGAQVLGILVTVVFVGVLDVVLGFIIKACFRGSLRVSEAEEAQGLDVAAHGESAYPAYVGLD, encoded by the coding sequence ATGCATATGTTCGACACAGGGTCGACGGGCTTCATGATCGTTTGCGCGATGCTCGTCCTGCTGATGACGCCGGGTTTGGCGTTCTTCTACGGGGGCTTGAGCCGCCGCAAGAACGTCGTGAACACGATGATCATGTCGTTCGCGGTGCTCGGCATCGTCGGCATCACGTGGACGGTGTGCGGCTGGTCGTTCGCGTACGGCGGCGACGGCTCGATTCCGTTCTTCGGGGGCTTCGATCAGATCGGTCTGCAAGGGCTCGTGGCCGACATCACGAGCGAGGCGCCCGAAGCGCTGAGTCACGACGCGTATCCCGCGATGGCCGACGTGGTGTTTCAGCTGGCGTTCTGCATGATCACCACGGCCATCATCACGGGCGCGGTGGCCGGTCGCGTGAAGTTCGGCGCGGTGTGCGCGTTCGTGGTCGTGTGGACCGTGGTGGTGTACCCGCCGCTCGCGCACATGGTGTGGGGCGGCGAGGGCAGCCTCGTGGGCGACACCATCGGGGCGCTCGATTTCGCGGGCGGCGACGTGGTGCACATCTCGTCCGGCCTCACGGGCCTCATCCTCTGCCTGATCGCAGGCAAGCGGCGCGGGTTCGGCATGGTGAGCTACCGTCCCCACAACGTGCCGTTCGTCGCGTTGGGCGCCACGCTGCTGTGGTTCGGCTGGTTCGGCTTCAACGCAGGTTCCGAGTTCGCCCCCGACGGCGTGGCGGCGCTTGCGCTGGTGAACACCGTGGTGGCGTCGGGCGCGGCGCTCGTGTCGTGGATGCTCATCGAACGTGTGCGCGCGGGCAAGCCCACGCTCGTGGGCGCGGCGACGGGGCTGGTGGCCGGCCTCGTGGTCATCACGCCGGCGGCGGGCTTCGTGGAGCTGTGGGCCGCGGTGGTCATGGGCCTCGTCGTGTCGCCCGTGTGCTACTTCGCCGTCTCGTTCCTCAAGCGGAAGCTCGGCTACGACGACGCGCTCGACGCGTTCGGCATCCATGCCATCGGCGGCGTCACGGGTGGCGTGCTGACCGGGCTGTTCTGCGTGCCCGAGCTTTCGTGGACCGAATTCGGCGGTCTGTTCTACACGGGCGATCCCTCGCTGCTGGGCGCGCAGGTGCTCGGCATCCTCGTGACGGTCGTGTTCGTGGGCGTGCTCGACGTGGTGTTGGGCTTCATCATCAAGGCGTGCTTCAGGGGCAGCCTGCGCGTGAGCGAGGCCGAGGAAGCGCAGGGCCTCGACGTGGCCGCCCACGGCGAGAGCGCCTACCCGGCCTACGTGGGCCTCGATTAG
- a CDS encoding Fur family transcriptional regulator, protein MATETAERATTRNTIQRALVLEAVQSLHNHPTSADVYEVVRERHPNISRATVYRNLGVLANRGEVLRVEVPNGADRYDFLNKPHYHAKCRVCGGVFDIDMPYQDDIVSHVSDAHGFTIEHHEIIFDGVCAACQAKG, encoded by the coding sequence ATGGCTACGGAAACTGCAGAGCGCGCGACCACGCGCAACACCATTCAGCGAGCGCTCGTCCTGGAGGCGGTGCAATCGCTGCACAACCACCCGACCTCGGCCGACGTGTACGAAGTGGTGCGCGAGCGCCACCCCAACATCTCGCGCGCCACGGTGTACCGCAACCTCGGCGTGCTGGCGAATCGCGGCGAGGTCCTGCGCGTGGAGGTTCCCAACGGCGCCGACCGCTACGACTTCCTCAACAAGCCGCACTATCACGCAAAGTGCCGCGTGTGCGGCGGCGTGTTCGACATCGACATGCCCTATCAGGACGACATCGTGTCGCACGTGTCCGACGCGCACGGCTTCACCATCGAGCACCACGAGATCATCTTCGACGGCGTGTGCGCTGCATGCCAGGCGAAGGGGTAG
- a CDS encoding P-II family nitrogen regulator, producing MKKITAIVRPEKLESLKEALFAAQVSGMTISQVQGCGKQHGWKEYYRGTEVMLNMIPKVKFELVVDDAEVGPLVDLIRATARTGEVGDGKIFIFPVEDVVRIRTGEHGPEAL from the coding sequence ATGAAGAAGATCACGGCTATCGTGCGGCCCGAGAAGCTCGAATCGCTCAAGGAGGCGCTGTTCGCCGCGCAGGTGTCGGGCATGACCATCTCACAGGTGCAGGGCTGCGGCAAGCAGCACGGCTGGAAGGAGTACTACCGCGGCACCGAGGTCATGTTGAACATGATTCCCAAGGTGAAATTCGAGCTCGTGGTGGACGACGCGGAGGTGGGCCCGCTCGTCGACCTCATCCGCGCCACGGCGCGCACCGGCGAGGTGGGGGACGGCAAGATCTTCATCTTCCCGGTGGAAGACGTCGTTCGCATCCGCACCGGCGAGCACGGCCCGGAAGCGCTGTAA